One Carassius auratus strain Wakin chromosome 4, ASM336829v1, whole genome shotgun sequence DNA segment encodes these proteins:
- the LOC113063418 gene encoding L-lactate dehydrogenase B-A chain-like, giving the protein MASVMEKLITPLASGPAEPPRNKVTVVGVGQVGMACAVSILLRELADELALVDVVEDRLKGEMLDLQHGSLFLKTPKIVADKDYSVTANSRIVVVTAGVRQQEGESRLNLVQRNVNIFKHIIPQIVKYSPDCTLIVVSNPVDVLTYVTWKLSGLPKHRVIGSGTNLDSARFRHIMAEKLGIHSSSFNGYILGEHGDSSVAVWSGANVAGVSLQKLNPDIGTDKDSENWKKVHKEVVDSAYEVIKLKGYTNWAIGLSVADLTETLVKNLSRVHPVSTMVKGMYGISDEVYLSLPCVLNSSGVGSVINMTLTDDEIAQLKKSADTLWGIQKDLKDL; this is encoded by the exons ATGGCCTCAGTAATGGAGAAGCTGATCACCCCTCTGGCCAGCGGCCCCGCTGAGCCCCCCAGGAACAAAGTCACAGTTGTAGGCGTGGGGCAGGTGGGCATGGCCTGTGCCGTCAGCATCCTGCTCAGG GAGCTTGCAGATGAACTGGCTTTGGTTGATGTTGTGGAGGATAGACTGAAGGGGGAGATGTTGGATCTGCAACACGGCAGCCTTTTCCTCAAGACCCCGAAGATTGTGGCTGATAAGG ACTACTCTGTGACCGCTAACTCCCGTATCGTGGTGGTGACGGCCGGAGTGCGTCAGCAGGAGGGTGAGAGCAGACTGAACCTGGTGCAGAGGAACGTCAACATTTTCAAACACATCATCCCTCAGATCGTCAAATACAGTCCTGACTGCACCCTCATCGTGGTGTCCAATCCAG TGGATGTTTTGACCTACGTGACCTGGAAGCTGAGCGGCCTGCCAAAGCACCGTGTCATCGGTAGCGGGACCAACCTGGACTCTGCTCGCTTCCGCCACATTATGGCCGAGAAACTGGGCATCCACTCCAGCAGCTTCAACGGCTATATCCTGGGAGAGCACGGAGACTCCAGCG tggCTGTGTGGAGCGGAGCTAATGTTGCTGGAGTCAGCCTGCAGAAACTCAACCCTGACATTGGCACAGATAAAGACAGCGAGAACTGGAAGAAAGTTCACAAGGAGGTAGTGGACAG TGCTTATGAAGTGATCAAGCTGAAGGGTTACACTAACTGGGCCATCGGTCTCAGTGTGGCCGACCTGACGGAGACCCTGGTGAAGAACCTGAGCAGGGTCCACCCTGTCTCCACCATGGTGAAG GGCATGTATGGTATCAGCGACGAGGTGTACCTGAGCCTGCCCTGTGTGCTGAACAGCAGCGGAGTGGGCAGCGTTATCAACATGACCCTGACCGATGACGAAATCGCTCAGCTGAAGAAGAGTGCCGACACTCTGTGGGGCATACAGAAAGACCTGAAGGACCTGTAG
- the LOC113063430 gene encoding glycogen [starch] synthase, liver-like isoform X2 yields MRLSRSLSITSLSGLPLWEEESLPVQDLLLFEVSWEVTNKVGGIYTVIQTKAKITVDEWGENYIMMGPYYEHNFKTQVEKCEPPNQAIKAAMDSLINNGCQVHFGRWLIEGSPYVILFDIGAAAWNLDRWKGDLWNACSIGLPYHDREANDSLIFGSLVAWFFKELTDQLQDKPNVIAHFHEWQAGTGLVLSRSRKIPLATIFTTHATLLGRYLCAGNADFYNNLDKFNIDQEAGDRQIYHRYCLERAAVHCAHVFTTVSQITAVEANHMLHRQPDVVTPNGLNVRKFSAMHEFQNLHSMNKAKIQEFVRGHFYGHLDFNLEKTLFFFIAGRYEFSNKGADLFLESLSRLNYLLRVHKNDFTVVVFFIMPAKTNNFNVESLKGQAVRKQLWDTAQSVKEKFGKRLYESLLRGEIPDMSKILDRDDFTIMKRAIYATQRHSFPPVTTHNMLDDSTDPILSNIRRIGLFNGRNDRVKIVFHPEFLSSTSPLLPMDYEEFVRGCHLGVFPSYYEPWGYTPGECTVMGIPSVTTNLSGFGCFMEEHVSDPSEYGIYIVDRRFRSADESCNQLTQFMFSFCQQSRRQRIIQRNRTERLSDLLDWRYLGRFYMHARHLALSRSFPGKFKMDHLNLPPTQGFRYPRPASVPPSPSASLHSTPHHSDEEDDDTYDEEEEAERDRQNIKAPFTLGAEPEGKSNQPLENGN; encoded by the exons ATGCGACTGTCCAGATCTTTGTCAATAACATCATTAAGTGGACTTCCATTATGGGAAGAGGAAAGCCTACCTGTGCAAGACCTCTTGCTTTTTGAGGTCTCGTGGGAAGTCACCAACAAGG TGGGGGGTATATACACTGTTATTCAGACTAAAGCAAAGATCACTGTGGACGAATGGGGAGAGAACTACATCATGATGGGACCGTACTACGAACACAACTTCAAGACCCAGGTGGAGAAATGTGAACCTCCAAACCAAGCCATCAAAGCTGCTATGGACTCCTTGATTAACAACGGTTGCCAG GTGCATTTTGGCCGCTGGTTGATTGAGGGCAGTCCATACGTCATCCTCTTTGATATTGGCGCCGCTGCCTGGAACCTGGACCGCTGGAAGGGGGATCTGTGGAACGCGTGCAGCATCGGACTACCCTATCATGACCGGGAGGCCAACGACTCGCTCATCTTTGGTTCTCTTGTGGCCTGGTTCTTCAAGGAG TTAACAGACCAGCTACAGGACAAGCCCAACGTAATTGCTCATTTCCACGAGTGGCAGGCTGGTACGGGACTTGTACTAAGCCGCTCCCGAAAAATTCCCTTGGCAACTATTTTTACTACACATGCCACCTTACTGGGACGGTACTTGTGTGCCGGTAATGCAGACTTCTACAACAACCTGGACAAG TTTAACATAGATCAAGAGGCAGGAGATAGACAGATCTACCATCGGTACTGTTTGGAGAGAGCCGCGGTACACTGTGCACATGTCTTCACCACCGTGTCCCAGATCACAGCTGTGGAGGCCAATCATATGCTCCACAGACAACCAG ATGTCGTCACCCCAAACGGGTTGAATGTTAGGAAGTTCTCTGCCATGCATGAGTTCCAGAACCTGCACTCAATGAACAAAGCCAAAATCCAGGAGTTCGTAAGGGGACATTTCTATGG CCATCTGGACTTCAATCTGGAAAAGACCTTATTCTTTTTCATCGCAGGACGATATGAGTTTTCTAATAAAGGAGCAGACCTGTTTCTTGAATCTCTGTCCAGATTAAACTACTTGCTAAGG GTTCACAAGAATGATTTTACAGTGGTTGTGTTTTTCATCATGCCTGCCAAAACCAACAACTTCAACGTGGAGTCTCTTAAAGGACAGGCTGTACGCAAGCAGCTGTG GGACACCGCTCAGTCGGTGAAGGAGAAGTTTGGCAAAAGGCTTTATGAGAGCTTGTTAAG GGGTGAGATCCCAGACATGAGCAAAATCCTGGACAGAGATGATTTCACAATCATGAAGAGGGCCATTTATGCAACTCAG AGACACTCTTTTCCTCCAGTAACAACTCACAACATGCTGGACGACTCCACAGACCCGATCCTGAGCAACATCCGCCGAATCGGCCTCTTCAATGGACGCAATGACAGAGTGAAG ATTGTGTTCCATCCGGAGTTCCTGTCCTCCACCAGCCCCTTGCTGCCCATGGACTATGAGGAGTTTGTGCGCGGCTGCCATCTGGGAGTGTTTCCATCCTACTACGAACCATGGGGCTACACTCCAG GTGAGTGTACCGTCATGGGCATCCCCAGCGTGACTACTAACCTGTCTGGGTTTGGGTGTTTCATGGAGGAACATGTGTCTGACCCCTCTGAATATG GAATCTACATTGTGGACCGGCGGTTCCGTTCTGCGGATGAGTCGTGTAACCAGCTGACTCAGTTCATGTTTTCATTCTGCCAGCAGTCGCGTAGACAGCGAATAATCCAACGCAACCGCACGGAGAGACTCTCTGACCTGCTGGATTGGAGATACCTCGGACGG TTCTACATGCATGCTCGGCATTTGGCCCTCAGCAGATCCTTCCCTGGTAAATTCAAAATGGACCATCTTAACCTCCCACCG aCACAAGGCTTCCGTTACCCCCGACCTGCTTCTGTGCCTCCATCCCCATCGGCTTCCCTCCACTCCACCCCTCACCACAGCGATGAGGAAGATGACGACACCtatgatgaagaagaggaggcgGAGAGGGACAGGCAGAACATCAAGGCACCATTCACTCTGGGTGCAGAGCCTGAGGGTAAGAGCAATCAACCGCTGGAAAATGGGAATTAA
- the LOC113063430 gene encoding glycogen [starch] synthase, liver-like isoform X1, producing the protein MMGPYYEHNFKTQVEKCEPPNQAIKAAMDSLINNGCQVHFGRWLIEGSPYVILFDIGAAAWNLDRWKGDLWNACSIGLPYHDREANDSLIFGSLVAWFFKELTDQLQDKPNVIAHFHEWQAGTGLVLSRSRKIPLATIFTTHATLLGRYLCAGNADFYNNLDKFNIDQEAGDRQIYHRYCLERAAVHCAHVFTTVSQITAVEANHMLHRQPDVVTPNGLNVRKFSAMHEFQNLHSMNKAKIQEFVRGHFYGHLDFNLEKTLFFFIAGRYEFSNKGADLFLESLSRLNYLLRVHKNDFTVVVFFIMPAKTNNFNVESLKGQAVRKQLWDTAQSVKEKFGKRLYESLLRGEIPDMSKILDRDDFTIMKRAIYATQRHSFPPVTTHNMLDDSTDPILSNIRRIGLFNGRNDRVKIVFHPEFLSSTSPLLPMDYEEFVRGCHLGVFPSYYEPWGYTPGECTVMGIPSVTTNLSGFGCFMEEHVSDPSEYGIYIVDRRFRSADESCNQLTQFMFSFCQQSRRQRIIQRNRTERLSDLLDWRYLGRFYMHARHLALSRSFPGKFKMDHLNLPPTQGFRYPRPASVPPSPSASLHSTPHHSDEEDDDTYDEEEEAERDRQNIKAPFTLGAEPEGKSNQPLENGN; encoded by the exons ATGATGGGACCGTACTACGAACACAACTTCAAGACCCAGGTGGAGAAATGTGAACCTCCAAACCAAGCCATCAAAGCTGCTATGGACTCCTTGATTAACAACGGTTGCCAG GTGCATTTTGGCCGCTGGTTGATTGAGGGCAGTCCATACGTCATCCTCTTTGATATTGGCGCCGCTGCCTGGAACCTGGACCGCTGGAAGGGGGATCTGTGGAACGCGTGCAGCATCGGACTACCCTATCATGACCGGGAGGCCAACGACTCGCTCATCTTTGGTTCTCTTGTGGCCTGGTTCTTCAAGGAG TTAACAGACCAGCTACAGGACAAGCCCAACGTAATTGCTCATTTCCACGAGTGGCAGGCTGGTACGGGACTTGTACTAAGCCGCTCCCGAAAAATTCCCTTGGCAACTATTTTTACTACACATGCCACCTTACTGGGACGGTACTTGTGTGCCGGTAATGCAGACTTCTACAACAACCTGGACAAG TTTAACATAGATCAAGAGGCAGGAGATAGACAGATCTACCATCGGTACTGTTTGGAGAGAGCCGCGGTACACTGTGCACATGTCTTCACCACCGTGTCCCAGATCACAGCTGTGGAGGCCAATCATATGCTCCACAGACAACCAG ATGTCGTCACCCCAAACGGGTTGAATGTTAGGAAGTTCTCTGCCATGCATGAGTTCCAGAACCTGCACTCAATGAACAAAGCCAAAATCCAGGAGTTCGTAAGGGGACATTTCTATGG CCATCTGGACTTCAATCTGGAAAAGACCTTATTCTTTTTCATCGCAGGACGATATGAGTTTTCTAATAAAGGAGCAGACCTGTTTCTTGAATCTCTGTCCAGATTAAACTACTTGCTAAGG GTTCACAAGAATGATTTTACAGTGGTTGTGTTTTTCATCATGCCTGCCAAAACCAACAACTTCAACGTGGAGTCTCTTAAAGGACAGGCTGTACGCAAGCAGCTGTG GGACACCGCTCAGTCGGTGAAGGAGAAGTTTGGCAAAAGGCTTTATGAGAGCTTGTTAAG GGGTGAGATCCCAGACATGAGCAAAATCCTGGACAGAGATGATTTCACAATCATGAAGAGGGCCATTTATGCAACTCAG AGACACTCTTTTCCTCCAGTAACAACTCACAACATGCTGGACGACTCCACAGACCCGATCCTGAGCAACATCCGCCGAATCGGCCTCTTCAATGGACGCAATGACAGAGTGAAG ATTGTGTTCCATCCGGAGTTCCTGTCCTCCACCAGCCCCTTGCTGCCCATGGACTATGAGGAGTTTGTGCGCGGCTGCCATCTGGGAGTGTTTCCATCCTACTACGAACCATGGGGCTACACTCCAG GTGAGTGTACCGTCATGGGCATCCCCAGCGTGACTACTAACCTGTCTGGGTTTGGGTGTTTCATGGAGGAACATGTGTCTGACCCCTCTGAATATG GAATCTACATTGTGGACCGGCGGTTCCGTTCTGCGGATGAGTCGTGTAACCAGCTGACTCAGTTCATGTTTTCATTCTGCCAGCAGTCGCGTAGACAGCGAATAATCCAACGCAACCGCACGGAGAGACTCTCTGACCTGCTGGATTGGAGATACCTCGGACGG TTCTACATGCATGCTCGGCATTTGGCCCTCAGCAGATCCTTCCCTGGTAAATTCAAAATGGACCATCTTAACCTCCCACCG aCACAAGGCTTCCGTTACCCCCGACCTGCTTCTGTGCCTCCATCCCCATCGGCTTCCCTCCACTCCACCCCTCACCACAGCGATGAGGAAGATGACGACACCtatgatgaagaagaggaggcgGAGAGGGACAGGCAGAACATCAAGGCACCATTCACTCTGGGTGCAGAGCCTGAGGGTAAGAGCAATCAACCGCTGGAAAATGGGAATTAA
- the LOC113063444 gene encoding vesicle transport protein GOT1B-like, which yields MISLTDSQKIGMGLTGFGVFFLFFGMILFFDKALLAIGNILFVVGLAFVIGLERTFKFFFQKHKMKATSFFLGGVFVVLIGWPILGVILEFYGFFLLFRGFFPVVAGFIRRIPVLGYLLNLPFISGYVDKMSESNSMV from the exons ATGATTTCCCTCACCGACTCCCAGA AAATTGGAATGGGGCTAACAGGATTTGgtgtattttttctgttttttgggATGATCCTGTTTTTCGATAAAGCTCTCCTTGCCATAGGAAAT ATCCTTTTTGTTGTCGGCCTGGCGTTTGTAATCGGGCTGGAGAGGACGTtcaagttcttctttcagaagcaCAAAATGAAAGCCACCAGCTTCTTCCTAGGAGGCGTCTTTGTAGTGCTGATCGGGTGGCCCATCCTTGGAGTGATTCTAGAGTTTTATGGCTTCTTTCTATTATTcag GGGATTCTTTCCAGTGGTCGCAGGCTTCATCAGGAGAATTCCTGTGCTGGGATACTTGCTGAATCTTCCCTTTATTAGTGGG TATGTGGACAAAATGAGTGAAAGCAACAGCATGGTTTAA
- the LOC113056510 gene encoding short transmembrane mitochondrial protein 1 has protein sequence MMQFILGFTLGNVVGMYLAQNYEVPNISKKIEAFKKDVEAKKKPPE, from the exons ATGATGCAATTCATA CTTGGCTTCACTCTGGGGAACGTGGTTGGCATGTATCTGGCACAGAATTACGAG GTACCCAATATTTCAAAGAAAATCGAGGCCTTTAAGAAGGACGTTGAGGCCAAGAAGAAACCCCCAGAATAA
- the LOC113063448 gene encoding T-complex protein 11-like protein 2 yields MPLNDERPTSTSTVASEDKNSDTESSERCDSLTSSSDVDCSRQSFTSDSSSKHNSPSCSPPKTLTLDEVMTSARDLSNLSLAHEIIVNRNFHLEPPDLPQNSLEKRVKDMVHKAFWDCLETELNDDPPEYDYAIKLLEEIRDTLLSFLNPGANRLRTQIMEVLDMDLIRQQADNNAVDIQGLMSYIINTMGKFCAPVRDDEIKKLKENSGDLVTLFKEIFRVLDLMKMDMVNFTIQSLRPELQRQSVEYERAKFQSILERTPSALDHTTEWIKSSIEQATRVMPPADKSSHSGQSAKPLPGPTLVLNTAYIRLLTWDECKGPLPETVMTDEVRLQEMQRSLQLYQAVASVLLIVCSSIGGAVSGLPDLVERLKKMTAVLLEGMHSTDFNLTEALGNVSAQICCEVNKSLAERNFPALPAELQETLKGQICDITQENNPIRTLVEGRVQQYFRVVLASTNSHRKPPPVPPGLGLIQPELMGLGVSFVNLVNFNKKVYGPFYVSILKNLLFIDMQAPTLQNGIIQGQPSSPLESK; encoded by the exons ATGCCCCTGAACGATGAACGTCCCACCTCTACCTCTACGGTGGCCAGCGAGGACAAGAACAGTGACACGGAGTCATCGGAAAGATGCGACAGTTTGACCTCGTCTAGTGATGTGGACTGTTCTCGCCAGAGCTTCACCAGCGATTCGTCAAGCAAACACAACTCTCCTTCTT GCAGCCCACCAAAAACCCTAACGCTTGATGAGGTCATGACCTCAGCTCGGGACCTTTCTAATCTGAGCCTGGCTCATGAGATCATTGTCAACCGGAACTTCCACCTAGAGCCTCCGGATCTACCCCAAAATAG cctGGAGAAGAGAGTTAAAGATATGGTGCACAAGGCCTTCTGGGACTGTCTTGAAACCGAGCTGAATGATGACCCTCCTGAGTATGATTACGCCATCAAACTTCTGGAAGAGATCAGAGAT ACCCTGCTGTCCTTCCTGAACCCCGGGGCCAATCGTTTGCGTACTCAGATCATGGAGGTTCTGGACATGGACCTGATCCGCCAGCAGGCTGATAACAATGCGGTTGATATTCAGGGCCTTATGTCTTATATCATCAATACTATGGGCAAGTTCTGTGCACCGGTCCGAGACGATGAGATCAAGAAGCTCAAGGAGAACTCGGGCGACTTAGTGACACTCTTCAA GGAAATCTTCCGGGTGCTGGACCTGATGAAAATGGACATGGTGAATTTTACCATCCAGAGCCTCAGGCCAGAGCTTCAGAGGCAGTCGGTAGAGTATGAGAGAGCCAAATTCCAGAGCATTCTGGAAAGAACTCCCA GTGCTTTGGACCATACAACTGAGTGGATCAAATCTTCAATAGAGCAGGCCACTCGAGTCATGCCACCAGCAGACAAGAGCAGCCATTCTGGGCAGAGCGCCAAACCCTTACCAGGCCCCACGCTGGTGCTAAATACAGCCTACATCAGACTGCTGACCTGGGACGAGTGCAAGGGCCCACTGCCTGAG ACCGTGATGACGGATGAAGTGAGGTTGCAGGAGATGCAGCGGTCTCTTCAGCTCTATCAAGCGGTGGCGTCTGTTCTGCTGATAGTCTGCAGCTCAATAGGAGGGGCCGTGTCAGGCCTGCCAGATCTTGTCGAGAGACTTAAGAAGATGACAGCAGTACTGCTGGAGGGCATGCATAGCAC AGACTTTAATCTCACTGAAGCTCTTGGAAACGTCAGTGCACAGATCTGCTGTGAGGTGAACAAGTCTCTGGCTGAAAGAAACTTCCCAGCTCTTCCGGCTGAACTGCAGGAAACGTTAAAGGGCCAGATCTGTGACATCACCCAGGAAAACAACCCAATACGCACACTTGTTG AGGGAAGGGTACAGCAGTACTTTAGGGTGGTCCTCGCCTCTACCAACTCTCACAGGAAGCCCCCTCCCGTACCACCAGGCTTGGGTCTGATTCAGCCGGAGCTCATGGGGCTTGGGGTCAGTTTTGTCAACCTCGTCAACTTCAACAAAAAGGTTTACGGTCCTTTCTACGTGAGCATCCTGAAGAATCTACTTTTCATCGACATGCAAGCACCAACTCTGCAGAATGGGATCATACAGGGGCAACCCAGCAGCCCACTGGAGTCCAAATAA